CAAGTGGATTTGACGCGCGCCAACGATTCGGATTACGTCATCGCGCAGATGGGCTGGGGCTGGACGCGCGAGTTTGTGCCGAGCACGGTGAGCGACATCGAAAATGTTTACACGCCGATGGCAAAATCGAACGTTGCCACGCGCGAGTGGCGCACGTTGCCAACGATTGTGGTTACACAAGACGATTCGCAGACGCACGCCTTCCGCATTGCGACATCCGAACCGTTCGAGTTGTCGCTTGCCGCATTTTACTTTCCACGCTGGCAGGCGTATATTGACGACATGCCCGCGCCGACTTTTCCACGCGGTGGACTCGGCATAGCCACGATCAATGTGCCGCCGGGCGATCACGCGGTCACATTTCGTTTCGAGAACACGCTTCTGCGCGATGTGGCGAGCGGCGTAACATTGATCGCGCTTGGCGCGGGCTTGACCTGGTTGCTGATTACGCGACGACGCGTCGCGCTCGCGCTGCTCGTGTGCATCGTTTCGCTCGGCGCGGTGTGGGCATGGCATTCGCGCGACGATGCGCCCCGTCAAGCGCCGGTTGCGGTTGCCGCGAATCTCGATAACCAGGCGATGCTCGTCGGATACACGCGCGAACGCGCGCGCGACACGCTAACCGTCACGCTCCATTGGTTCGCGCTGAACGAGATGAATCACGATTACACCAGTTTCGTTCATCTGCTCGACGCAAGCGGGGCGGTGATCGCGCAACACGACGGCGTACCAAACCAGGGTCTCACGCCGACGACGCGTTGGCTTGCCGGCGAAATCATCGCCGACCGGCATAACATTGCGCTGGACGGCATCGCGCCGGGCGAGTATCGGCTCGCGGCGGGAATGTACCTCGCGCAGGAGAATGGTTTTCAACCGGTCGGACGAGCGATTGACCTGGGACACATCAGCATATCACGTTGAGTTTTTTTATAGTGCAGCACCGTGACCGATGATTCGAGAATATTACCGCAGAAGCGTAGAGTGCGCAGAGAGCGCAGAGAAAACGCAGATTGGAAAACTCTGTGTTCAGCGTGCTCCGCGTCTCGGCGGTACAAATTTCGTGAGCTTGCGAGTTTAGTTTGATCAAGATGTTGCGCTTTCGCAATTGGATACCTTTTCTGCTCATCGCGTCCTTCGCGATTTTTTCGCGCGTGTACGCGATAGATCGGATTCCGCCCGGCTTGTTCGGCGACGAAGCGGTGGAAGGACTCGACGCGCTCGACGTGATGGCGGGCAATTTCTTCATCTGGTTTCACGCGCACCTGGGGCGCGAGCCGATCTACGTGTACCTCACCGCGCTCTCCTACCAGCTCTTTGGCGTCACCGCACTCGCAACGCGCTTGCCCGCGCTGATCGCCGGATTGCTTACGCTGCCTGCCGCGTTCTTATTCACCCGCGAGTGGGCGAGCGCGATTTTCTCGCGCGAGCGCGCAACGCGGCTGGCATGGCTTGCGACCGCGCTCGTCGCGATTTCGTTCTGGCACATCGAGATGACGCGCAACGCGCATCGCGACACGCTCTTGCCGCTCGTCGAGGCGCTGGGCTACTGGCTGTTGTGGCGCGCGTTTCGCACGCGCGACTGGAAGCCGTTCGCCGCGTCTGGCGCGATCCTGGGTCTCGCGGTATACACGTACTCGCCCGGGCGATTCGTCGGCGTGTTCGTCGCGCTCTTCGTCGCGGTCGAGTTCATCATTGCGCGTGTGTCCGCCAACCGCCGACCACCGGCGACAGACGATTACACCCGGTCAGCAGTCGGCGGTCGGCGGTCGGTCATCGGTATCTTCGTCGCGGGAATCGCGGCGCTCGTCGTTATGCTTCCGCTCGCGATCTATTTCGCGCAGAATCCGGCGCAATTCGTGCGACGCTTCGACAGCACGTCGGTTTTCGATCAAGGTGCGCCTGTGCTCGCGTTGGCGACGAGTGTCGTCGGTAACCTCGCGCAATTCGTCATTCCCGGCGCGGGCTATCAGAGCTGGCACTATAATTTGCCCGGCAAACCGGTTTTCGATTTGCTCCTCGCACCCTGGTTTCTCGCGGGACTTGTCCTCGCGGTTGCGCGCGCGCGGCAATCCCAGTATCGTTTTTTGCTCTTGTGGTTCGTGGTGATGCTCGCGCCCGCGTTTCTCACCGACGATATGATTCCGAAAGGCGTGCGCGTCCTGGGTGTCGCGCCCGGCGTGTTCATTATTCCCGCGCTCGCGATGGATTGGCTGTGGGAACGCGCGCTCGACCGATCGTTGCTTGGCGCGATTCAGACCAAGAATCAAGCGCGTTTCAATCGGATGGAACCGGTGTCGCCGCAACCGTTCGCCATCGTCATCGTGTTCGCGCTCATCGCGATCTCGTTCGTCGGCAGTGCGGCGTGGACGGCGTACGATTATTTTGTCGCGTGGGCGAACGCGGAACCCGTGCCGCTCAGGTTCGACGCGGACTATGCCGAGTTGGCGCAATTCGTTTTGCGCGCGCCCACCGATCAACCGATTTACATTTCGGCGGAAACGTATCGCCACCCGACTTACATGCTTCTCGGCAGGCACATCTCCACGTCGAACTATTTGCAGCGTGCGACGCGCATCCGCGAATTCGACGCGCGCACGTTGCTCGTCACGCGCGCGCACGATGCGAACGCGCTCTACGTGATCGTGCGCGAAAACAAACCGCCGTTCGATTGGCTCACGCGCGTCGCGTCCCAGGTCGAGTCGGTGAGTGAAGGTACATACCTTGCGGCGTATCGCTATGGAAATTTCGGATCGCCGCCGCGCGCGCTCGACATCGCGTTCAATCCGTTTTTGAAACTGACGGGCGTCGCACGGTTCGACGACGAGCCGGCCGGCATCGTGTTGTACTGGCAAGTCACCGCGCTGCCGGATAATCGCGATGACATTCAAACAACGCTCACGCTCGCCGACACGAACGGCAAAACTCTCGCGCAAAAGAATCAGCGTTTCGGCTATCCGCCGCTCGAATGGCAAATCGGCGACGTGATTGCCGAATGGTACGAGTTTGAATCGCTCGACAACGCAACCCAGTTTTCACTCGAAATGACACGCGGCAAATCCAAATGGCAATCGCCTCTCCTTTCCGCAAAATGAATCACACATCACGCAACACGCAATACGCAACACGCAATACGCAACACGCACTTGTCCTTGTGTGTTATCTCGCGCTTGCACTCGTGATGACGTACCCACTCGTCACGCAGTTTGGCGATCACGTGCCCGGCACGACGACTTGGTCTATGGACGAGTACGGTTACGTGTGGAACAACTGGTGGTTCAAGCACGCGGTTTTCGATCGCGCGCAGAATCCATTCGAAACGAATTTCATTCTCTATCCGATTGGCGCGTCGCTCGTGCTCTATGCGTTCACGCTGTTGCACGTTCTAGTCGGCTTGCCAATTCAATTCGCGTTCGGCTTGATTCCGGCGAGCAACGCGGAATTGTTGTTCTCGTTCGTCGTCGGCGGCTATGGAATGTTTTTGCTCTCACGCTATTTGCTTCGCACGACACGAATTACGAATTACCAATTACCAATTTCGCACTACGCCGCGTTCATCGCCGGCGCGCTCTTTGCGTTCTCCTCGAATCGTTTTGTCTACGCGTCGCTGGGACATTACAATGTCGTCGCGACCGAGTGGATTCCGTTCTACATTTTGTTTCTCATCAAGACGGTGCGCGAGCCGCGTTGGAAAAATGCGTGGCTTGCCGGACTGTTCGCCGCGTTCGCGCTGTACGTCGAGACGACGACCGGCGTGTTGATGCTCTTGTTCACGTTGCTGTATCTGTTGGTCGCGGGGCGCGCCGCGTGGCAACGCGCCACGCTCGCGCGGCTCGCCGTGCTCGGCGCGACGGCGACGGTGTTGTTCGCGCCCTTGCTTGTTCCGACGATCAACGAAATCGTGAACAGTACGTACGCCTTGCCCGGCTGGGGGCACGCGGAAAAATTGCTCGTTGACTTACTCGGCTTTTTTTCGCCGACGAGTTTGCATCCATTGAATCGCGGCTGGGTGCAGGAACTCGATCACGTGCGGCAGGGCAACGCGCGATTCGTGGACGTAAACACCGCGTTCCTGGGTTACGCGACGCTCGCGCTCGCGCTCGTCGCGGCGCTGCGTTTCTGGAAAACGTTGCGCGTGTGGGCGATCAGCGCGCTTGCGTTTGCGATCCTGAGTCTCGGTCCGCTGTTGAACATCGCCGGTCAATCGCGTTTCAATTTCGACGGGTTGGACGTGACGTTCCCGATGCCGTTCTTGTTGTTGCACTATATTCCGATCATCAAAGAAAATCGCGTGCCGAATCGGTTTAGCATTCTCGTCATGCTCTCGCTTGCGATCCTCGTCGCGTTCGCCGTCGCGTGGATTCTTGCACGAGTTTCAAGTTCCAAGTTTCAGGTTACTCGATGGCGTCTGTTGGCTGTTCGCTGTTTACTGTTGACTGTCCTACTGTTCGAGCACTCCGCTATCCCGCTCCCGCTCACCGATGCGCGCGTGCCGGAAGTGTACGCGCAGATCGCGCGCGAGCCGGGCGATTTTGCCGTGCTCACTCTGCCGCTCGGGTGGCGCAACTCGTTCGGACAACTTGGCGCGGAGGACGCGCGCGTGCAGTACTATCAAAACGCGCATCGCAAATTTATTTTCCCGGCGAACATCCAGCGCAATCCGCCGTACTTGTTCGAGTACTTTGATCGCGCGCCGATTTTTCACTCGCTCACCGAGATCGAATTCTATCGCGAGGTGTTGCCCGAAACGCGCGCGCGCGATAAGGCGATTGCGCCGGCATTGATGGCGTTCTTCGACGTGCGGTACGTGGTGATTCACCCGGCGATTCCGGGGCGTCCGCCGTACAGCGACACGCGCGGCGCGGTCGTCGAATACATCGAGAATGTGTTGCCGCTCGGCGAAAAAATCTTCGAGCGCGATGGTGTGCTCGCGTATCGCGTGAAGCAAGCCGCGTTGCCGGCGCGCCAAGAGATTCGCTTTGGCGCGGATGCCGCGCAGCTCTATCAAGCCGAGGGCTGGGATCGCGATGAAGTGCTCGCGGGCGAGCCGGCGAATTGGGCAACTCAGCGTCAAGCGCGCGTGGTGTTTCCCTTGCGCGAGGTGAGCGATTATCAGTTGACCGTGCGCGCATTGCCGTTCGCGACCGCGCAAACGATGGAACTCGTCATTAACGATCAGCCGATTCAAAAGTTTGGAATGAGAACGGGCTGGGAGAATTATACGGTCACACTTCCCGCGCGTGCGTTGCATTCCGGCGTCAACACACTCGCCTTGCGTTTTGCGAATCTCGCGCGACCGCGCGACGTGACGCCGCCGAATTTCGCGATAGGCGCGACCGGCGTGACGAGTCCGGTCGAGATCGTCGCGCGCGCGGAAGAACGCGCGTCCATCCGCGTGAATGGCAAAGAAATCGCGCCGCAGAAAACCGGCTATAACGTCGTCGTGCTTGATCCGCGCACCGGCGCGGTGGACGACGCGCGCGCGTTTGACACGATCAACGACCGCGTTGGCTCGCGCGCGTTCACCGATTTCATCGCGCAGATTCCGAACGGGCAGATCGTCGCGGTTGTGTCGCAGGACGCGGTTGCCGCGAACCTGGGTGATCGCGCCGCGGCGGCGTTTCAGTTGATCGGCGGGCAGGTGGACATTCGCGCGAATCCCACGCGCACGCACGCGCTCATCGGCGTGAAAGGCGCGCCGCCCGGTTCCGCGCTCGAACAATCGCAAGACGGTGCGTCGTTCGTTTCCGTCGGACGCAATCCAGACACGCGCACACTTGCCGCGGCGGTGAGCGTGATGGTGATTGAGAAGAAATGAAATTCGTAATTCGTAATTCGGAATTCACAATTCACAATTCAAATTACAAATTACAAATTACGCTTGCTCTCGCGTTCGCCGCGTTTGTACTCTATCTTCGCACGCTTGCGCCGGATGTGTTGGACGCGGACAGCGGTGAGTTTCAGTTTGCCGCGTGGAATTTTGGTTTTGTGCACCCGACCGGCTACCCGCTCTTTTTGATTTTGGGCGGCGCGTTCCAACATCTCGTCCCGCTGGGCAATCCCGCGTTTCGCCTCAATCTGTTCAACGCGATTCTCGCCGCGTTGACGATTGGCGTGCTTTACCTGGCGATGTACGCGATCACGAAGCAACGCGTTGCGTCGGTCATCGCCGCCGCGTCGTTCGCCGTGACGCGCACGTTTTGGTACGACGCGAGCGCGGTCGAGGTGTACGCACTGAACGCGTTGTTCATCACAATTCTCGTTTGCATCGCGTTGCAATGTCAAGCCAAACTCTCCGCACGCAAATTCGCTTTCTTCTGTTTCACCTTCGGACTCGCGCTCACGCACCATCGTTCGATGCTCTTGTGGATTCCGGCATTCGCGTTGTTCTTTGCCATTGTCGCGGATCAGTTCCGCATCCCAACGAAAAATCTCGTCCGACCGGCGCTACGCTTTGGAGTGTATTTCCTGGTTCCCTTTTTGCTCTATTTGTACATTCCGCTGCGCGCACCGGCATCGCCGTACGCGACGCTTGCGCTTGCGCCTGGACGTGATCTCGTCTTGTTCGACAACTCGTTCAGCGGATTCGTCAACTATTTCCTGGGTCGCACGTTTCAAGGCGAGTTGCGCTGGGATGCGACGAGCATCGTGCGCCTTGCCGCGTTGCCGCAATTATTTCTCGATCAGTTCGGCGCGCTCGGCGTCGCGTTGGGCATCCTGGGATTTATCGCGCTGTTGGCGCGTCGCGCGTGGGCGCTTGTTGCGTTGACGTTGACCGCGTTCGCCGCGACGATTTTATTCGCGTCGTTCTATCACATCGGCGACATCGCGCACTATTACATTCCGGCGTACCTCGTGTGGACGATTTGGTTCGGTGCCGGACTCGCCGTCATCCCAGATTTAATTTCACGCACACTTGCACCGCACGCAAATGCAGGTGTCACGCATCCCGCATCCCGCATCCCGCAATACGCAATATACTTCGCGTACCTTCTCGCCGCCGCCTGCCTCCTCTACCAACTCACGCTCAACCTGCCGCTCGCCGACCGAAGCCGCGAAACGCAACCGCGCGAACAATGGACGCGCCTGGTCGCCGCGCCGATTCCGGCGAACGCGATTTTGATTTCGAACGACCGCGATGAAATGATGCCGCTCTGGTACATGCAATACGTAGAAGGCGCGCGGCGCGATGTGCTCGGACTGTTTCCGCTAATCACGCCCGACCGCGCGAACATCGCGCAGTTGACCGACAGCGTGCTCGACGCGAACCGTCCGATCTATTTCATCAAGCCGATGCCGGGAATGGAAATCAAGTACGATTTGCAGAGATTTGATTATTCACTCGTCCAAGTTCTCGGCGCGGCAAATCACACACCGCGAGTCGCAAGCAACGCGGTGATCGGCGAGCGCGTGCGTGTGCTCGGTTACGATCTCGCGCGCGAGGGGAACATGTTGCGCGTCACGCTGTACTTGCAATCGCGCGTGAAACTCGCGAGTAATTACACGGCGTTCGCGCAATTGGACGGCTCACGCGGCGGCAAGATCGCGCAAGGCAACGATCATCAAGTCGGCGGCGAATTTTATCCGAGTTCGATGTGGGCGGTCGGCGAAATTCTGCGCGACGCACACACGATCGAGTTGCCGCCCGACGCGATGCCCGGCACCTATCGTTTGTTCGTCGGCATGTATCGCCAACCGGATTTCGATCCACTCGGCGATCCCGTCGAAGTCGGCTGGGTGGATTTGCAGTAGAAACGGCATGACCTCACCCTGCCCTCCCCTTTGCAAGGGGAGGGTTAGGGAGGGGTGATTTCAAGTGAGTGTTTGATGTCCGCCCCTATCGTAGCCACAAAAAAAATCATCGAAGGAATTTTTGATCGCGCGGCGGTGCAGTACGATCACACCGGTCCGCGCGTGTTCGAACAACTCGGCGCGCGGCTCGTCGAGTTGATGCCGCTCGCGCCCGGCGCGCAAGTCCTCGATGTTGCGACGGGACGCGGCGCGGTGCTCGTCCCAGCCGCGCAACGCGTCGGCGCGACCGGGCATGTCGTCGGGATTGACTTGGCGCAAGGGATGCTCGACGCGACCGCGCGCGACATCGCGCGACACAACGTCGAACTGCGAAAGATGGATGCCGAGCAACTCGAATTTGCGGACGCGTCGTTCGACGCGGTCACCTGCGCGTTCGCGCTTTTTTTCTTTCCCGCGATGGATGTGGCTTTGCGCGAAATGATTCGCGTGTGCAGGTCCCGCGGATGCTTGGGCGTTTCGTTGTTCGGCGACTCGCCCGCGCCGTTTCGTCCCGCGTGGAGCATTCTCGCCGAACAGATTCAGGCGTATGGCGTCGCGATGCGAATGCCGCAATGCGTCGTCTACAATTCGGAGATCGTGCGCGGGTTGTTGACCGAGGCGGGCTGGACGCGCGTCGAAATGGCAAGCGAGACGCACGAATTCGTTTACGCGACCGAAGAAGATTGGTGGCAGTTTCAATTCACGCTTGGAACGCGCGCCGCGCTCGAGCAATTGGACGACGCAACGCGCGTGCGTTTTCGCGACGAGTATCTCGCAAAAC
This genomic window from Chloroflexota bacterium contains:
- a CDS encoding glycosyltransferase family 39 protein; this translates as MIKMLRFRNWIPFLLIASFAIFSRVYAIDRIPPGLFGDEAVEGLDALDVMAGNFFIWFHAHLGREPIYVYLTALSYQLFGVTALATRLPALIAGLLTLPAAFLFTREWASAIFSRERATRLAWLATALVAISFWHIEMTRNAHRDTLLPLVEALGYWLLWRAFRTRDWKPFAASGAILGLAVYTYSPGRFVGVFVALFVAVEFIIARVSANRRPPATDDYTRSAVGGRRSVIGIFVAGIAALVVMLPLAIYFAQNPAQFVRRFDSTSVFDQGAPVLALATSVVGNLAQFVIPGAGYQSWHYNLPGKPVFDLLLAPWFLAGLVLAVARARQSQYRFLLLWFVVMLAPAFLTDDMIPKGVRVLGVAPGVFIIPALAMDWLWERALDRSLLGAIQTKNQARFNRMEPVSPQPFAIVIVFALIAISFVGSAAWTAYDYFVAWANAEPVPLRFDADYAELAQFVLRAPTDQPIYISAETYRHPTYMLLGRHISTSNYLQRATRIREFDARTLLVTRAHDANALYVIVRENKPPFDWLTRVASQVESVSEGTYLAAYRYGNFGSPPRALDIAFNPFLKLTGVARFDDEPAGIVLYWQVTALPDNRDDIQTTLTLADTNGKTLAQKNQRFGYPPLEWQIGDVIAEWYEFESLDNATQFSLEMTRGKSKWQSPLLSAK
- a CDS encoding DUF2723 domain-containing protein gives rise to the protein MKFVIRNSEFTIHNSNYKLQITLALAFAAFVLYLRTLAPDVLDADSGEFQFAAWNFGFVHPTGYPLFLILGGAFQHLVPLGNPAFRLNLFNAILAALTIGVLYLAMYAITKQRVASVIAAASFAVTRTFWYDASAVEVYALNALFITILVCIALQCQAKLSARKFAFFCFTFGLALTHHRSMLLWIPAFALFFAIVADQFRIPTKNLVRPALRFGVYFLVPFLLYLYIPLRAPASPYATLALAPGRDLVLFDNSFSGFVNYFLGRTFQGELRWDATSIVRLAALPQLFLDQFGALGVALGILGFIALLARRAWALVALTLTAFAATILFASFYHIGDIAHYYIPAYLVWTIWFGAGLAVIPDLISRTLAPHANAGVTHPASRIPQYAIYFAYLLAAACLLYQLTLNLPLADRSRETQPREQWTRLVAAPIPANAILISNDRDEMMPLWYMQYVEGARRDVLGLFPLITPDRANIAQLTDSVLDANRPIYFIKPMPGMEIKYDLQRFDYSLVQVLGAANHTPRVASNAVIGERVRVLGYDLAREGNMLRVTLYLQSRVKLASNYTAFAQLDGSRGGKIAQGNDHQVGGEFYPSSMWAVGEILRDAHTIELPPDAMPGTYRLFVGMYRQPDFDPLGDPVEVGWVDLQ
- a CDS encoding methyltransferase domain-containing protein → MSAPIVATKKIIEGIFDRAAVQYDHTGPRVFEQLGARLVELMPLAPGAQVLDVATGRGAVLVPAAQRVGATGHVVGIDLAQGMLDATARDIARHNVELRKMDAEQLEFADASFDAVTCAFALFFFPAMDVALREMIRVCRSRGCLGVSLFGDSPAPFRPAWSILAEQIQAYGVAMRMPQCVVYNSEIVRGLLTEAGWTRVEMASETHEFVYATEEDWWQFQFTLGTRAALEQLDDATRVRFRDEYLAKLRPLYRADGLHLPVSVIYARAFK